Proteins encoded in a region of the Ursus arctos isolate Adak ecotype North America unplaced genomic scaffold, UrsArc2.0 scaffold_2, whole genome shotgun sequence genome:
- the LOC125283460 gene encoding zinc finger and SCAN domain-containing protein 32-like — protein MSKCQQCGKSFSQGSYLIRPQTIHTGEKPHKCSKCGKGFSECSNLTAHLRTHMGERPYRCGQCGKSFNQSSSLIVHQRTHTGEKPYQCTVCGKRFNNSSQFSAHRRVHTGQSPHPCAHRGKSFNNSSHIRAHQKTHWGEAVHVLLV, from the coding sequence ATGTCTAAGTGCCAGCAGTGTGGGAAAAGCTTTAGCCAAGGTTCTTACCTCATTCGGCCTCAGACAatccacacaggagagaagcctCACAAGTGTAGCAAATGTGGAAAAGGCTTCAGTGAGTGTTCCAACCTCACTGCCCACCTAAGGACGCACATGGGGGAGAGACCCTACCGCTGTGGGCAATGTGGGAAAAGCTTCAACCAGAGCTCCAGCCTCATTGTCCACCAGAGGACCCACACCGGGGAGAAGCCTTATCAGTGCACTGTCTGTGGGAAGAGATTCAACAACAGCTCCCAGTTCAGCGCTCACCGGCGAGTCCACACTGGGCAGAGCCCGCACCCCTGTGCGCACCGTGGGAAAAGCTTCAACAACAGCTCCCACATCCGTGCCCACCAGAAGACACACTGGGGGGAAGCCGTACATGTGCTCTTGGTGTGA